TGTCACTGCGTTCAAGAAGGCAGTCCTGGAAAGCGGATTAACCGTAAGCGAACTGGTCAAGGCGGCTTGGGCTTCGGCCTCCACCTATCGCAATTCGGATCATCGCGGCGGCGCCAATGGTGCGCGCGTGCGGCTTGCTCCGCAGGCAGGCTGGGCAGCAAATGATCCGGATGAACTAGGCAAGGTTCTGGCCAAGCTGGACGAGCTGCGCGGTAACCTGTCGATGGCGGATGCTATCGTGCTCGCCGGTGCAGCAGCGGTAGAGAAAGCAGCCAAGGACGGCGGCTATGATGTCTCGGTCGATGTCACGACCGGTCGCGGCGATGCTACGGCCGAGCAGACCGATGTCGACAGCTTCGCTCCGCTTGAGCCCTTCGCAGATGGTTTCCGCAACTACCTGCGCAACAAAGCTAGTGTGAAAACCGAGGATCTTCTGATCGACAAAGCACATCTGTTGGGTCTTTCTATCCCTGAGATGACTGCTCTGGTTGGCGGTATGCGCGCGCTGGGGGCAGTCAGCGGTAACACCGGGCATGGCGTATTGACTGACCGTGCTGGTACGTTGTCGAATGATTTCTTCGTCAATCTCTATGACATGTCGACCAAGTGGACGGCAGCTGACAGCGACGAGGAACTCTACATCGGAAGCGACCGCAAGACAGGCGAAGAAAAGCACCGCGCAACTCGCGCAGACCTGATCTTCGGGTCAAACTCTCAGCTTCGCGCTGTGGGTGAAACCTATGCCGAATCTGGCGGTGGGGAGCGCTTGGTGCGTGACTTCGTGGCAGCATGGACGAAAGTCATGGATGCCGACCGCTTCGACATCAGCTATGCTAAATATCACGCGTAAGCGTGGCACGAACCAGTTCTGGAAAGCATCGCTTTTCAGGGTCGCAGTTAACCCCCGGTCTTCATGGCCGGGGGTTTTCTCTTGGGTGCCTTGCAAGGACGAGACTTGTCGCTAAGGCAACTGCATGGAACAAAAGCTTTCTTCGACCCCACGGGTTTGTGCCGCTCTCATCGGCATCGGCGCGATTGGCACCATCGCGCTGCAAACCACGATCAACACCGAACCGGGCACGTCGGCGCTTGAAAACTTCGCTTTGCTGTTCCGCTTCTTTACGATCTGGAGCAACTTTGCCGGCGGTGCGATCATGCTTTGGGTTGCGACGGATCGGCCAGTGAGTGAACGTGTTACATTCGCGTTGGCGACTGCGCTCACGATTGTCGCTCTGGTCTATCACGCGCTCCTTGCCGCAGACCACCATCCGGTCGGGCTCGATTGGTGGACGAACTTGATGTTCCACACGCTGATCCCGGCGGCCGCTGTGGCTTGGTGGATTGTTTTTTCAGATCGCGCACATCTCACCTGGCGATCCTTGCCATGGGTGATGGTGTTCCCGATCCTCTATTCCGTATTCGCGCTGATCTACGGCGCAAACACCGGATTCTACGCCTATTTCTTCCTCGACCTCCCATCGCTTGGATGGGGGCAGATGCTGATCAATATGGCCGGCCTCAGCGGATTCTTTGTCGTGATGGGCGGAGTGTTGCTGGGGCTACGCAACATTATCCCTAGTGCCCGCGTCTAAGTACCAGATAAATTGCACCCGCTCCGCCGTGGCGGATGTGCGCCTTGCGAACCGCCGCAATAGCATCGCCATGCTCGCTCGCCGCTAACCAATCGAGCAACTTCGCACGGATGGCACCGCGGCGATGCTGACGGTCAGCCGGATCAACCGGACGCGATCGCCCCGCGATCAGAAGCACGACTCTCGCCCCCATTGCTCTTGCCTGCGCCATGCCGTCCATCAGCCGCGCATGCGCACTGTCGAGGTTGTGGCCATGCAGGTCGAGGGTGAAATCAGGCACGATATTGCCTGCTTTCAGCTTGCGATCCCAATGACTGTCCAGCCCGCCGCCGGATGGCTCGTGCGTAGGCCGGGCCCGATTTGCGGTTGGAATGTTTGGTCGCTCGCTGGGAATTTCTGTGTGCGTTGCAGATCGGACCGCCGGTTTGGGTTTTTGAACAACGCCGGGTGATACATGCGGAACCTTGCGCCCCTCAAACGGCGTGACGCTCGCGGCCAGTTTTGCCCATGCTGCCGCCTCTTCAGGAGATAGACCGCGCGGGATGGTCATCGTGCAGTCTCCGGCAGGAGTCGCAAAGCTGCAGCCTTTGGCAAAAAGATCAAGGCTTGCCCGTTCGTGCTCATACCGCCTGCGATCTCACGCGCATCGTCGCCGGCACCCCAAAACGTGTCGAACCTGTTTGCGCCCTTTATGGCGCCACCGGTGTCTTGTGCAATCCAAAGTCCGTCAGCCTCGTCACGCTCCATATCCAGCCAGACCGGCGCGCCAAGTGGAACATAGCGCGGATCGGCTGCGACCGAACTTTCACGCCTTACAGGCACTTCCAGAGCCCCCAGCGGTCCGTCGCCTCCAAGCTCGCGGAAGAATATCCAGCTTTTGTTGAGATTCATGATCTCACCGGCTTGATCCGGATGATCACGCAACCACGCGACG
The Altererythrobacter ishigakiensis genome window above contains:
- a CDS encoding Pr6Pr family membrane protein — protein: MEQKLSSTPRVCAALIGIGAIGTIALQTTINTEPGTSALENFALLFRFFTIWSNFAGGAIMLWVATDRPVSERVTFALATALTIVALVYHALLAADHHPVGLDWWTNLMFHTLIPAAAVAWWIVFSDRAHLTWRSLPWVMVFPILYSVFALIYGANTGFYAYFFLDLPSLGWGQMLINMAGLSGFFVVMGGVLLGLRNIIPSARV
- a CDS encoding Smr/MutS family protein encodes the protein MTIPRGLSPEEAAAWAKLAASVTPFEGRKVPHVSPGVVQKPKPAVRSATHTEIPSERPNIPTANRARPTHEPSGGGLDSHWDRKLKAGNIVPDFTLDLHGHNLDSAHARLMDGMAQARAMGARVVLLIAGRSRPVDPADRQHRRGAIRAKLLDWLAASEHGDAIAAVRKAHIRHGGAGAIYLVLRRGH